attgATATTATACTCCatctttctatttttaaactatagaaatataattaataatattattttcataaattatttgatttttatttaacaaataaatattttaaaaaatttaaaaaaacccaaaatgTGGGCGGGAGAGACACCCTCCTCTTTCCCCAAATCCCTAATATTTAACCCTAAGTCACCTCTCTTCCCTccctcccccccctctctctctctctctctcttatgtGAACTCACTCCCGCCGTCGACCCACCCTCCTCCGCCACCACCTCCGGTCGCCGCCGTTGCACCACCTCCTTTCGTGGCCACTGCCTCAGATCCTCTTGCTCTTGCACTTGCAGGTATTATTCCGATCATCTTTTCCATCCACCTGTAATCGTATCGTTGATTCTAGAATCTAAgaggtttcttattttttgttgtattttgtagTTGCTAACAATGGTGCATGGCTATATAATGGCTATACGAGCTCGACAACCAGAGCCGATCCTAGGTTTTCGGAGGCTCAGGGCAAATTTTTTCAAGTGtgtctttttttataaattaaataaaaaatttattaattaattaattttattaaaatgataagaatttacaaaaaataatttgagacCTTATTAAAACCTTATTTGAAGAAAATCTAATAGTACAAAACCccaaatgaaggaaaaagagtaCCTTGCATTGTAAATATTGCATTAAAAATCGAAAACAACATATTTGAGTCTACATACTTTCTCCCGAATCTCAGTAAGCATTTATTGATTTGATCAATATTCCTTTCATCTAGggttgtcaaaaaatatccaaaaatcgATAAACTAGACCAAATCGGATCGAACAATACCTTTTGAATTGGTTCAATGGTTAGGTTCTGgtgttaaaaaattaagaactaatatatttagtttggttactattttttttttttcaaaccatgtTTCGAACCGAACCagaaccgatattatacttatatatatattataattttttgagtatatatatatacatatgcataaatagtatcacttcTTAAGAAACTAAcgagattcatgaactcttCTATTGCTAACattttatgcgctattgctatactaaacggttgatgtaatctcatttgatgagatagtctatgaattattttgttctacttttacttcaagacttgaagcattaatgaagttatgagtttattttaattaaaaaatttatttgtaattttatattttgcgaaaatatttagaagttaAATGTTGATTGGATAGAATCGAAATCGAACCGAAACCGGTCCAGAGTGACAAATTGATCATGgcttggttttatatatgtaatggtttgcttacggttcttattttttcggaatctttAAAAATGGTTCGGTTATTGAATTCTTATAGAACCGGATCAATTCAAACCATTGACACCCTTACTTTTATCCTCTACAATTAATCGAAGTAAAAACAATCATCACAtatactaacaaaataaaaatagcaataaaatcttcttttgacaGGGTGTAAGTGAcaacttcttttgttaatttttttttaattttttatacacatatatacatatatttaaaaaagaaaattatgccCCCTCACTTATGGGCCCTGGGCTGTGGCCCTGGTAGCCCTAGCCCAGGGCCGGCCCTGTCGACAACTGGGCATTTATATAATGTTTCCTTGCCACCACCAAGTACAAACCTGTTTATGGTCAATGACAAGGACCCGTTGAGGCAGACAATGCAGAGGCATGATATCATATTTAGGGACCAGGTAATTCTGTATCACTATTCTACGTTTGAGACAATGAGAGCTGGTTGTTAATTTCTATTCACATGACTGCATTTGGACGAATCTTTgcgtttttgttcttgttggcatgaatatatttttggttttaatttattctatgaATGGGAGAATTGATTCAAATCCTTGACGTTACTTGAAACTGAATATAGTTTAGGATTTCTTGAAATGCTATGTATTAGGTTACCAATATGAAAGATTTCATGTTATGGGTTGTTGAAGAGAATACTAGCAGTGTTTGAATTAAGTGTTCTGATTTTTCACAAGattttcttgtgatttttagaatatttttgttgttcAACTGGACTCTTTTTGCATACCATATTTAAATTCTTAGGTTTCAAAAATGTATGAACCAAAAGGTGCAATTGAAAGCTCTACAACAAGcacaacaatcacaagtcttAATCTCACTTGGTGGGAtaggttacatgaattctagaagCATAATTCTTTATAACTGCCAATAGGAGTTTAGATTCTGTTTATTCTGAATCATAAAAGAGTTCACTCTACACTTGCTTATAGTTTAATGACAGAAGCAATTctgggagaagaaaaagaaaaagaaaactatttATATACATTGGAGACAAGACTCACCCAGTGGGATTAAGGCATGATGTGTTGTTCTATGCCCATTAGACCAGAAAAATGCATATTCTGAAAGTAAAATTGGAAGCATCTTCTTTAGATGTATGCTACATGCATTTTACTCGTCCTTAACCATTTAAAGTAAAAATGGTCGTCATAGTAGGCCTTCTAGAATacaaaatgatgatggtttttgggatcGATCACCACATGTCACCTCTGCGACTGaacctcgggaatggaacctcggacttggggatgtcggacctcgggtgtagaacctgcaagacaatggagggccgggaCTAGGATCctccggggtggactccgatactcaaatcagtagagtaaatgcgagtagaagtaaatgagagagctgtagagcttgaatGTACCtgacgagagtccttgtcttttataggcgaacccgttttggggtacccgagatgagtgGGCACGACTCACGAGAATCCCgatcaagttggaacgggtcttgcgatTCGGCCCGAATTTTTCaggctccgctccggagtgttgacttaCCATGTGTCGGTTTCTCAGGTGATCCGCGTGACAGATGAGACTATCAACGCGTAGGgatattctagtaatttcagttaGTGTCACATCACAAAATGATTGAGTAAAAATGGCCGTCACaatgttcttattttttgttgtattttgtagCCATCCACCTGTAACATATCCCCAGATGCCATATCTCCTTCGGTAAAAATGTTTAACTTGTttatttgaattcattttttgttttgatttgccAAAGACTGTTTAACTTGTGATTTGTCTTCTTTGTTTGTCAATTTACACTTTACTAGGCAGGTTTAGCTGGCACATTCATCTGTTCTGACTTATTTACATAATAAACTATTCTGTCCTATACTGTTATATGGGATCATTTCTGTCAATTTACaagaaacttatatttttttttatttgtcttttgttttatttttattttttgattctagtttatttacttttttcGTGTTTAATATAGTCCAATGTTGAGTTCTAGCTCTGGGTTCTGTTTACTGTTCCattatgtattatttaatatttaatttttaatttaatttgttcatgtTGTAGAGTAATTActgatgtgttttattatatagatttagtcatttttttttattataaaatattaataagtatataataattttaattttaattttttgtttaatgtttataattttttttacaatattagtaaatattattatattttaattttaatattatttacactgtACATTTAAATATAGGTATACACTGgttcataaatatttaaagaactaaataaaatttgagGCAGTTTTGGAGGACGAGTGATTACATGTCTCGGAAGTATGTGATACGCTCTGAAAATATCAGAGTCATtaatttaaaagtatttaatcTTAGCCGTTCATTTTTAATGATCAATATTAATTGCTTTTTATATAGTACTGTCACGTGCATGTGATATCCCTGGAATATGTTAGAATTTCCTATTTCGAAGAGACAAAATAATGGCTTCATTAgtgatatatattataatggGTCACGTGGTAAATTTGTGGCTGTTGTTGATGGTAACTTGTGTGGTAATTCAAACCTTTCCAACAGCGCTTGCTTAGATATCATCCAATGGATATGAGATATATATCATCATAAAGAAATACAAATGGGCTGGACCCCACAGAAACTCCATCATTAAACTCGCTGAAGGACTTTCAAGTTTCAACCTACCTTTCTATATCGTTTCCACTTATATCTGAAATCAAATCAATTCAACCTACCTATCAACTAGAGAGCTAGTATTGATTTTCACAGCTGCCATGAAGCAGGAACACACCACTTCGAGCAGAAATACACAGATCTAGAGCACTTCATATGTCAAAAATAGCATTATTGAGAGCAAAGCAGAGACCTGCTCTTAGGACTTTGAAGATCAGTGATTTCTGGGTTTTGCTTTGAGTTCTACATCCTTCAAAGGTGCCAGGTTCCTTCAAAAGCATTCCAGTTCAAGGTACGTAGATGACCAAAAAGAAAACTCTTTACTTATTTGAATATGGTTCTATGattttaagtaatattaattgGTTGGCTCGTTATTTTGCTGAACACCTTTCATAATTCTTTTTAAGAATTCCCTAAACAAAGCTTTTTCATAATGATTAgtgttaaatttattgtaatattttccATAAACCGTCTTTAAGATATGGGTTAATCACGGATCAAAGAAACGAAAAATCCAAGTGTGGTTATTTTGTTTGGATACTTAGAAGATGTTGTGGATTTTGGTCCTGTTTTGTTTTCCTTCAGGTTGCTTAATTAAGATAGTGAATTGTTTTGTTTTCCTTCAGGTTGCTTAATTAAGATAGTGAATCAATAAAATGGAGAGACGGGGGAATAATAACTTATTTGAACATAAAACTGAACAAGAAGATTTGGCACTGTTGATAGAAAGCGCAGAGCTTCCGGAAGAGTCTAGTGTCAAAGAGCATTGTATCTATAGAGTACCTCAAAAAATTCGTCAAATAAAGGAAGCAGCATATTCACCTCGTGTCGTTTCAATTGGTCCCTTTCACCATGGACAAGAGAGATTGAAATTAATGGAACCACTTAAATTGGGCTACCTTAAGAGTTTTCTCAACGGGACTGGGCTAACATTGCAGCATTGTATTAGCGAACTCAAAGAGTGGGAACCAGGAATTCGGAACTGTTATGCTGAGAGCATTCCACTTGAAAGTGATGTTTTTCTGAAGATGATTCTAATTGATGCTGGCTTCATAATTGAGCTTTTCCTTAGATATTATGACGTGAACAATTGGGTAGAAAGAGACCCTTTGTTCTTAAAACCGTGGCTCGCAGAGGATGTTGCCCACGACTTGATCTTGCTTGAGAATCAGCTTCCATTCTTTGTTCTTGAAGGACTTTACAACCTTGCCACTAAAAATGATCCTGATTTTCCCTCATTTCTTCAGATTACTTTCAAGTACTTTGAGGATCTCAACCAGCAAGCAATACAACATGATGGTGTAATTGTGAGGCATTTCACTGATCTACTAAGGATATTTTACTTATCACCAaaccaaatatttcaaaaaagatCAAAAGTGGGCAGCATATTGGAGCATCTATATTGTGCAAGTGAGCTACTTGAGTCAGGAGTGGAGTTCAGGgtgaataaaataaacaaatgctTACTTGAGTTACAATATGTTAAAGGTGTCTTAACAATGCCACGCCTTGATGTATCTGATAGGACTGAGATTCATTTGAGAAATATAGTTGCATTTGAGCAAGGTCATTATCCTTCCGAGACCTATATTACCGATTACTTAAAAGTGTTGGATTTCCTTGTCAATACCGATAAAGATGTGAATGTACTAGTTCATAAGGGAATTATCACTACCTTATTGGGTGACAACAGTGAAGTGGCTACTATGATTAATCGTCTTTGCTCAAATCTTATTCAAgcaaatatgaattctaaatACCTCTCCATCTGTAAAGAGTTGAATGATTTCTACGAGAAACCTGTTCATAAATGGAAGGCAGGCATGATACATGATTACTTCGACACTCCTGTGAAAACAGCAACTTCCATTGCTGCTATTGTATTACTTATACTTACCCTTGTTCAAACCATTTGTTCTGTCCTCTCATTACTGTAGGCTTAGATAGCTTCTACTTTCAACTTTGAATTGATGTTGAATGTTGGTGTGCTCGTCAAAGAGTTCAAGTACTGTTGTgcatttttattaagaaaaaaactattaattaattacactgATTTAAGGGCACTGGTTAAGTCCCAACATTTCAATGTTAGGCTTTaacctttctttctcttttcctcaATATAGCTTGGATGGCTGATTGTGGAGGGTCAATGGTGAGATGATCTTATGCGTTGGGTCAAGAATGGCCAAGGCTttttaaagtatatatatatactcgtAGTTAGggcttttttgaaaaatgtttatcttttttctttttaatttttctgcaTTGAATAAGTGTTTTCTTTAGaatgaaaaattcttttttttcttttttcatatgTTATGAATAACTGACgattacaataaaatttttataattgacTTAGTTTAaggttatttgaaaaaataaatgaaatgatgacattaatttcacaaaataaattatgattgcAATATGATAGTACTAGTccaaaagtatttttaattgaaaaatcaaattacatACTATCGACTGTGATATTGACCAACTTTCTGATGGCTTGATGCCTTGCATGATTGATgaattatatctatatatattgagaGGAGAATATGGTCACTTTTATTCTtactataaattataataattataggAGCATTAATAGCTCGTTAATTATATAACATTGTAGGAttccttttattaattaagtttaagaAACTTGTGGATAGAGCAAACCATGTGGCTATTTTCTTGTACGTAGAACGGTCGGTCATGTGTAGCAACTCCCAACAATTTCAAGAGATGTCATGTTTATGaggtttaattatatatgttgtcTTCACCTATACACTATGTCATATTGTTGGATATGAAGCATCAAACGACATCGTTGCTCTTAGCTGGTTAGAGGGCCACGTGTTGTAATTGCAGCTTGCCATTTGGTAGCTATTGGATGGCAACACGTGGTAACCATTAGCAGCCCCTGATGGCGCCCGATTGTTCTCTCTCTTGCTCGATCTTATTCTCTGCTCGCCTGCTATTTTTGTTGGAATAAtcaatcgtgcttgcacgattgAATCTCAGCCGTCCTTCAGTGCTTTATGAGGCTCAATCCCAGCCATTCTTCATAGCTTTTAATCTCGCCTCGGGATGTGTTCAGATGAGacgaaaaattgaaaaaggtgagaagaagaaaagcaagaagaaaagataGATCCGAGCGTTTTTGGGTTGAAGGCTCTCGTCTTCGGGCTAGGGTTCTCTGGTTtgctctctattttcttttcttctgtaaATGCTTTGTATAGTGTATGTTCTATGGTTCGATTAGGTTGCttttaatctgtattaagtgattatAGGGCAAGTTTTGTTTCTCGAACCATCGTATGTACAGAATGATCAAGAGATTTTATATGTGGGTGTAATATCTGATTCTATTCATAGTTCAATGAGCTTTTTTCATCAAAACTCAACGTGGATATAGCCTCgttttgaggtgaaccacggtaaatctcttGTGTCTCGTTTTTCGTTTTCGTTTCTGTTTTGTGTATGTTTATATGTGCTTCCAGTTTTGTTCTGTTTGTGGTTGAAATATTGAGAAAAACCCTAAGGTTTTGTTGTTAGCTcccaacacatatatattaatacaattaaTAAAAGGTAATTGCTACGTTATTCACCTCCAGAAAACGGAAGTACGTAGCAATACTCACTCCAAAAAAAGGTGGGTCTCACAAAGTATGTGCCAGAACACGAAGTAACTAACAAAAATGGAATATAATTAAGAAACTGtgcataacaaaaaataaacttataaaaaatggccagatttttttttttggcatttggTAAGAAATTGTGTATTTTGGCATATACCATCTGACTCAATTTTTCTAGAGCTTCACGATGGTACTAAAATCAAACTGTAACTCCAACTAGTTCTCACATTTTAGGGGAGAGAGTAGCGTTACTACCGGTGGCAGCATAGCAATCACCTTAATaaaatttggatcaaattaatttttttttttctgtatatACCTCGAATATTATAACATAATGTTGATGaaaaacacttaaaattaaGCAGGAAGTTGAGAGTGGAAAcctaacacaaaataaatacTGGGAAGCAACGGTAGGACAGAGAACCCACTCTTCCAGACCTGTATACAAGTAGCTGGTGTCCACCATGACTGCTAAGTATATATTGATAAGAAACATGGCCCagttatcttttcttatccaaacACTTACATTAATTGCAACCTGTATATCTCCCTTCTTTAATATCCATCATGCCAATCTTTTATTATCCAACTACCTATACAGTATACCCATTATgctttcttaaattttttgacCTAAAGTACTCATGAGCCATGACCGTTACAGAATTACAGCCTTGCCCTTTAGGCATTGAAGTATATCCATTGACAATATATAGGCTAAGTGTAAGTAAGAAAATCTAAATCatcatataagaaaaaaataaatcaatccaGTGTCAATCCAATTAAAATTTACATGggtatattaattaaaaaatatcaatcacACACCTCCCTAATCAACCttcataaataaaaagacaTAAGACATGTTGTTCCACTAACTTTTGTTTTCCAATCACCCACATCCACATGCCGTCTAAGTACTGGTCTAGTTTTGCTTCCAATTCCATCAAGAAAAGAATACTTTTGCATAATTAGCTTTTTCTATTGTTTCCATATATAGGGTTATGAATATCTGGCAATATGTAATTTTCAGGCACCCAAGAAATACCCTTATTGATAAAAGAGTTGTGATTTGTCAGTGATATGATCCTAGAGTAcgtattttcttcttcttttttttttttttcatttgtacaGGATTATTAATTTCTGTTTTTGGTGAAGAGTTATAAACGATATTCTACTCCAAATGAGTGTGGCTACAAGGAGCCGAACTCAAGACATTGTCACGAGAGAGCCTTCGGGTGCTAGCCAACTTCTACTAGACCAGCATCACATTGGTAGAGtatcttttctttatttatagtatatatatacagttcACACAGAAATTCAACTTAAAATTACTGTAAGATAATGACTGCTGACTTGtctatatttgaaatattaaaagtCCTTGCTTTATTTTAAATGCCCCGCTCTATCCCCAGAGAAAACGTCAATCTATTTCTGTTTGACAACTTattaaaaaagagacaaaagaagtaaaaattgGTAGCACGTTAAAGGCACGTTGGCTTCATCAAAATGCTAagtcatttatttcatttaaatctCCTTCAGCAGAATGGCCATAAATAGGGCACAAACTGATTTGAGTCCAAACATTATTAAAGTTTTGGATCAATCTTGCTTTGCTTCAGCCCACAAGAAAATTGAATTAGGTAGACTTAAATTTGCAATTGTTTGACCCCGGCCCACCCCCAGCCCCCCTCTAGAAACCCTTCTCTTCcccacttcttcttcctctctcgacctcactctcgctctctctcaccctcgccgcctctcgctctctgcctcctcTCTCTTCCTCGTCCGGCGTCCGCTCGCGCtggccctcgctctctgcatctctcttgctcgcgctcgccctcggcccctcgctctcttcatctctcttgctcgcgctcgccctcggcccctcttgctctcgcctctcgcttgccctcgctcgccctcgccctcgcccttttctcttgctctcgctctcgcCGGCCCTAGCTGCTGCGACGCTGCCTCTCGGGTCTCGGCGTCTCGCCCTCTGCTCTGCCTCTCGGCCTCGCCCTTGCTCGCTGCCTTGCTTCATTCGATTGAGAGCTAGGTAATTTTTTTTGCCTCTGCCTCTGCTTAACaggtaaaataaattgtttcaatttgttTGTGGGTTTCAACTTTGTTGTTGATTGATTCGTTGAAGCTGTTGTCTTTTTTGAGCAAGTTATAAGtgatttttttgctaattttatGTCTGCTTAGAGTTGGTTGTTTGATTGCTGCATTCGGTTAGGATTAGGAATACAATTGTCAATTGTTAATTTGTTATATTGGCCTTGCATTTGCCTCAAATcttgagttaaatattttaattgttcgattattgaattatgttattttttgtttgtgtatcttagagttaaatatttgaattatgttATTTCTgcgaagaaaggaaaaacattgttatctttttttaaaaaaaaagatcatcATACTAGTGAAAGTACTTCAACTAATAATGTGCAAAATCAATCTAGTGAATTTACACCAATTCCTTCAAGTTTATCTCCTGAAATTGAAGTTTCTCTATCTTCAAATCCTGAATGTCAATTGTCTTCTTGTATTGAAAGTACCTCATCGAGCTCAAGTATAAtgaaaatttgttgtattgactttttagttatataagaattttattgcattaactttttaaaatttcagccCCCCAACCTAAATGGATTGCCCCTGCTTTGCTTGAACATCTAGATGGCTAACGGTGAATCATCGGTGAGTTCAAGTTCTGGAGAGCAGTTTCGGTTAGTTGATCTGAAACATCCCAGATTGAACGACGAGGAAATCAAAATCCAAGTGAAGCAAACCCATGCAAAACATTACGCACTGGTGCTACGTCAACCACTTCTTGTCTCCATTTCCCATATCCTGGAGCCTGCCACCAATTTTGTTGATTCAATATTGCTGGTAAGAAATTACAATCTGTTGCTAATAGTTTTTCTTGGTAAACAATGTTTTAAGCATTGTTGTAAATTATCGTTAAAGTCTATGGatgattttaattattaaaggaGAAGTATTAATATTAATTCCATTATagttacaaaatattataaatatcttTTTAAATGGGTAAATTAGATCTAGTCCTCACAAATACTTTCAATCGATGAGTAGCAGTTCATTTTGGTCAGTTCGTACAGCTGCTATTTTGCCACTCAATAAAATGAAATCGATTCATACACAGCCACCTCAATGAGGTCTCGggcttcaatttctttctttttttttggcaaaaGCTTACACAATCAAATAACTTGTAGTTTGTaaaaatttctctctcaaataactttttatttttcactcatacacatttttttcactttcaaTGAACTTTTCTGAGTTAGAAAATTCTGACTTTCAAATGCATTTATGCAGGACAACAGAATATCCGAAAATGGGACTAAGTTAGAGACCAATAAACTTTTAGAGCTTAACTCAACATTTTCAGAGTTGGATGCATTGGTAGGTGGTCGATGTTTCAGCACTTGCACTCTTCTGGTGCGTACTCCAAacaaagttttttctttttatttttccggCAATATTCCATATACCCTTGCATTCATTGCTTTATGTATCATAGTTATGCTTCTACAAACTTTACACACTCAGTACGACGACTTTATTTAATTGAATCTACCTGAAATTTAAATAGTAGATGTATCCACTTAAACTATTTTTATGGAAACATATGTGTATGACATTGAAggttatttaaattctttgtTTGATATGACAATTGAAAATGATCTTATATTCTTAGGAATGTAATATGAACATGTTTATTTAAACTTAGTTaacttctaaatttttttgatgaGAACAAGGGATATATTATATCTACTTCGGTTATGTTGTTTTATCACATGTTTTAAAAGGTGTGTTGCACTTCATTGATACTTTTGAATGGGTACATGCAGGATAGGGAAGTAGTCGATAGAGATATTGAGTCAGGAGCCTCTATTCTGCAAGAGTTTTCAACCATATCTGAGCTTAAAACATTGGCGGGACATGATTATTTCATGATTCCTACTCTCATGGTCCTTACTAGACCCacttaatctttttttaaatgatatagaTTCTTAACACTTCTTACACCTAGTGTGCAAAACATCAATTACTTACTATTTTTGTCAACTATCAGATGGAAAAGATTGCAAACAATGCTGTACAGATGTCTAATGAGATTAATGTTCATATGGCGTCAATGGATTTACTTAAATTCTTATCGAACTTATCATGGGATGCAAAGACAGTAAATACCATGAGctgttttgttttcaaatttctgGAGTTCTTGGGGTTCTTGCTTCATGGTACTAACCAACCAATAACTGATTTAGCCTCATCAATGGCAACCTTAAAGGAAAACCATATTTCTCTTGTGGGCTCCCCACTTGAGAAATTTCaagtaccacttgaccagcttAACAATCTCATCAGGCTCACATTAGAAGTGATTGAATACATCTCTAAATTTACACTGTTGGCCGACACAGAGTACAACAAGGAAGACCTCTTATCAATGTgtgcatattgggcaattctaAGTGTGGTAGTTTGCTACATTCAAATTACTTTGCTCATGCACAATGGGTAAGTTCTTATTTCTTTCAGTTCCGACTTTCAAAAGTCCCatatttaagtatttttaacatgaaaaaatgtAGGAATGTAATTGAACTGCTTAATCTAGTAGTGCGCTATGTTTTTCCTATTGAtcttttgatttcaatatattatttgCTAATCTATTTGTCTTCTTTGTTCTCCCAtagcaaaataataaaataattgaaaattagaaacaaTCAGGGAGAATATATAGATTACCAAAAACTCCCATATTATTAGAAAAAGACTTAATTAGATTAATATTCCTATtccttatatattatattgttcCAAAATTTCTCATAATCACTTGCAACTAACTCGATAAAAATCACACACATCATTCCCTATCCCTCTTTAATTATACttcttatttaatgataaatgttATACATATACCTCAATTTTATATCATTCTATGTTACACTAggccttaattaaatatggctattcatttttttttaatgggtctaatgaaaattttaaaggtGATGTAATGGTGTAGTTATGTGTGGTTGGGTGTGGGTGCTGGTGCCCACATTAACAATTTGCAAACTCATAGTCTATTCATAGAGTGGCTTACCCAAATGCCCCTCTGCCTCGTAGATTTTGTACCCGTGAGAACCCACTTCATCTAAATACTTGGTGGATGTTGATAAAggtaaattaataaacaaatcaTGCACATCTTTATAGAAAGCTAAATAAAAGTCTAATAACAAAGCTATATCTTAGTATTGTTTTTCAACCCTATATTTAGATATTATTTCTCATAACTAAGTTTGATCTCGATATGTAAAACAAGGGGCAagctatatatacacatacacgcACTTTTATCATAATTGTGCCCATGTAGTCACAAATCTCAATCCTGTAAACAAATTATTATGTTATAGTCTAAATTATCGAAAGCAACATTAGATAATTAAAAGTAATTTAACAATATGTCTAAGATGCCCTGAACATTGtcataaaataaagtataattaaTTGAGACAAATTAAGATGGCCTAAGCAtatattgataatatattttagACTTTAGGGTcttgattttgttattataattgTTGGTTTAGCTGATAAGGGTTG
The sequence above is a segment of the Diospyros lotus cultivar Yz01 chromosome 7, ASM1463336v1, whole genome shotgun sequence genome. Coding sequences within it:
- the LOC127806725 gene encoding UPF0481 protein At3g47200-like isoform X1, with protein sequence MERRGNNNLFEHKTEQEDLALLIESAELPEESSVKEHCIYRVPQKIRQIKEAAYSPRVVSIGPFHHGQERLKLMEPLKLGYLKSFLNGTGLTLQHCISELKEWEPGIRNCYAESIPLESDVFLKMILIDAGFIIELFLRYYDVNNWVERDPLFLKPWLAEDVAHDLILLENQLPFFVLEGLYNLATKNDPDFPSFLQITFKYFEDLNQQAIQHDGVIVRHFTDLLRIFYLSPNQIFQKRSKVGSILEHLYCASELLESGVEFRVNKINKCLLELQYVKGVLTMPRLDVSDRTEIHLRNIVAFEQGHYPSETYITDYLKVLDFLVNTDKDVNVLVHKGIITTLLGDNSEVATMINRLCSNLIQANMNSKYLSICKELNDFYEKPVHKWKAGMIHDYFDTPVKTATSIAAIVLLILTLVQTICSVLSLL
- the LOC127806725 gene encoding uncharacterized protein LOC127806725 isoform X3, with amino-acid sequence MANGESSVSSSSGEQFRLVDLKHPRLNDEEIKIQVKQTHAKHYALVLRQPLLVSISHILEPATNFVDSILLDNRISENGTKLETNKLLELNSTFSELDALVGGRCFSTCTLLDREVVDRDIESGASILQEFSTISELKTLAGHDYFMIPTLMVLTRPT
- the LOC127806725 gene encoding uncharacterized protein LOC127806725 isoform X2, translating into MANGESSVSSSSGEQFRLVDLKHPRLNDEEIKIQVKQTHAKHYALVLRQPLLVSISHILEPATNFVDSILLDNRISENGTKLETNKLLELNSTFSELDALVGGRCFSTCTLLDREVVDRDIESGASILQEFSTISELKTLAGHDYFMIPTLMGSGIRGVPLNIQS